A single region of the Winslowiella toletana genome encodes:
- a CDS encoding TonB-dependent siderophore receptor, whose translation MVHTTSCKMRPGAILLAGLLSGNSYAAADVTSDEAEMVVQAPAEVQLKQQPGVSIITAKDIAKDPPVNDLSDIIRKMPGVNLTGNSASGSRGNNRQIDIRGMGPENTLILIDGVPTTSRNSVRYSWRGERDTRGDTNWVPAEMVERIEVLRGPAAARYGSGAAGGVINIITKRPTNDWHGTLSLFTNQPEDDKEGATKRANFSLNGPLAGDALTMRLYGNINKTDADAWDINNAHNGSYAAGKEGVRNKDINALLSWKITPTQIVDFDMSYSRQGNIYAGDTQYSNSNASPNNLVESLYGQETNRLYRQTYGITHNGIWDWGQSRVGVYYEKTNNTRLQEGSTGRVEGMINGDEFQTSRLENVRTSGEITLPLDLWLEQTVTLGAEWNREQLNDPASMQVTDATGITIGGISGDPAGRSAKNSAELSALYFEDNIEATPGTNLIPGLRFDYHSKFGSNWSPSLNISQALTDHVKIKAGIARVFKAPNLYQSSDGYLLATRGNGCPNDIAANGCYLMGNSDLDPEVSINKEIGLEYSENDFSAGITYFRNDYKNKIVSGTDIIGYASNDYNILRWENGGKALVEGLEANLTVPLVKEKLNWRTNATYMITSENKDTGNPLSVIPEYTINTMLDYQVTDKLSANLNWTFYGRQKPREYVEIRNEVDALSTNQLGAYAVAGIGFNYDLVKNLRLNAGISNLFDKRVWRDNEGASTYNEAGRAYYAGVTMSF comes from the coding sequence ATGGTTCACACAACCTCTTGCAAAATGAGGCCTGGAGCAATACTTCTGGCGGGTTTACTGAGCGGAAACAGTTATGCCGCAGCAGATGTAACCAGTGATGAAGCGGAGATGGTGGTTCAGGCGCCGGCAGAAGTTCAACTCAAACAACAACCGGGCGTCTCGATCATTACGGCGAAGGATATTGCTAAAGATCCTCCGGTAAACGATCTCTCTGATATTATTCGCAAAATGCCGGGTGTTAATCTGACCGGCAACAGCGCCAGCGGCAGCCGTGGCAATAACCGCCAGATTGACATTCGCGGTATGGGGCCCGAAAACACCCTGATTCTGATCGATGGCGTGCCAACTACCTCGCGTAACTCGGTGCGCTACAGCTGGCGCGGCGAGCGCGATACCCGCGGTGATACCAACTGGGTACCGGCGGAAATGGTTGAACGCATTGAAGTTCTGCGCGGCCCCGCTGCGGCCCGCTATGGTTCCGGAGCCGCTGGCGGGGTGATTAATATCATCACCAAACGCCCGACCAATGACTGGCACGGCACACTTTCTCTGTTTACCAACCAGCCGGAAGATGACAAAGAAGGCGCGACCAAACGTGCGAACTTCAGCCTGAACGGCCCACTGGCCGGTGACGCACTGACGATGCGCCTGTATGGCAATATCAACAAAACTGACGCCGACGCCTGGGATATCAATAATGCGCATAACGGCTCTTATGCCGCGGGTAAAGAGGGCGTGCGCAATAAAGATATTAATGCCCTGCTGTCGTGGAAAATCACCCCAACGCAAATTGTCGATTTCGATATGAGCTACAGTCGCCAGGGCAATATCTATGCTGGCGATACTCAGTACAGCAACAGCAACGCCAGCCCAAATAATCTGGTTGAATCGCTATACGGTCAGGAGACCAATCGTCTCTACCGCCAGACTTACGGCATCACGCATAACGGCATCTGGGACTGGGGCCAGTCGCGCGTTGGCGTTTACTACGAAAAAACGAATAATACCCGCCTGCAGGAAGGTTCTACCGGGCGCGTTGAAGGGATGATTAACGGTGATGAATTCCAGACCAGCCGACTGGAAAATGTCCGTACCAGCGGTGAAATCACCCTGCCGCTCGATCTGTGGTTAGAGCAAACCGTAACGCTCGGCGCCGAATGGAACCGTGAACAATTAAACGACCCAGCGTCGATGCAGGTTACTGATGCCACCGGTATTACCATTGGGGGCATCTCTGGCGATCCTGCGGGCCGCAGCGCGAAAAACAGTGCTGAACTGAGCGCACTCTATTTTGAGGACAACATAGAAGCCACGCCGGGCACCAACCTGATTCCCGGCCTGCGTTTTGACTATCACAGCAAATTTGGCAGCAACTGGAGTCCGAGCCTGAATATTTCGCAGGCGCTAACCGACCACGTTAAAATTAAAGCCGGTATCGCGCGGGTATTTAAAGCGCCGAATCTTTACCAGTCCAGCGACGGTTATCTGCTGGCAACCCGTGGTAATGGCTGCCCGAATGATATCGCCGCTAATGGCTGCTACTTAATGGGCAACAGCGATCTGGATCCGGAAGTCAGCATCAACAAAGAGATTGGACTGGAGTATAGCGAAAACGATTTTAGCGCCGGGATAACCTATTTCCGTAATGATTACAAAAATAAAATCGTTTCAGGCACTGATATTATTGGCTATGCCTCCAACGATTATAACATCCTGCGCTGGGAAAACGGCGGTAAGGCGTTAGTTGAAGGGCTGGAAGCAAATCTGACGGTTCCACTGGTTAAAGAGAAGCTTAACTGGCGCACCAATGCGACTTATATGATTACGTCGGAAAATAAAGATACCGGTAATCCGCTGTCGGTGATTCCTGAGTACACCATTAATACAATGCTCGACTATCAGGTGACCGATAAGTTATCTGCCAATCTGAACTGGACCTTCTATGGACGGCAGAAACCGCGTGAATACGTGGAAATTCGTAACGAAGTCGACGCGCTGTCAACCAACCAGCTTGGCGCCTATGCGGTAGCCGGTATCGGTTTCAATTATGATTTAGTAAAAAATCTGCGTCTGAATGCCGGTATCAGCAACCTGTTTGATAAACGCGTCTGGCGTGACAATGAAGGGGCATCAACCTATAACGAAGCGGGCCGTGCTTATTATGCTGGCGTAACAATGTCGTTTTAA
- a CDS encoding iron ABC transporter ATP-binding protein, with the protein MIEINGVVKKYQQTPVLNQINERIAEGGITSIIGANGAGKSTLLSIISRLLTPDAGNVSISGLDVATTSGDQLAKMLSVLRQENHFTSRLTVYDLVGFGRYPYSRGRLTKDDLQHIETALAFLDLLPLKDRYLDELSGGQRQRAYVAMVLCQDAKYVLLDEPLNNLDMKHSVAMMKQLRRAADELQKTIVLVIHDINFASVYSDHIIAMKQGEVIYRGTPQQIMNSPTLEAIFDTPVTIEQVGGQYIAVYYR; encoded by the coding sequence GTGATTGAAATAAACGGTGTGGTTAAAAAATACCAGCAAACGCCGGTACTGAATCAGATTAATGAGCGCATTGCTGAAGGCGGGATTACCTCGATTATTGGCGCCAATGGCGCCGGTAAGTCGACGCTGTTATCGATTATCAGCCGCCTGCTGACGCCGGATGCCGGCAACGTGAGCATCAGCGGGCTGGATGTTGCCACTACATCCGGTGACCAGCTGGCAAAGATGCTGTCGGTGCTGCGTCAGGAGAATCACTTTACCAGCCGCCTGACGGTTTACGATCTGGTCGGTTTTGGCCGTTATCCCTACAGCCGTGGCCGGCTGACTAAAGACGATCTTCAGCATATTGAAACCGCGCTGGCGTTTCTTGATTTGCTGCCGTTAAAAGATCGTTATCTGGATGAGTTATCGGGTGGACAGCGGCAGCGCGCTTATGTGGCGATGGTGTTATGCCAGGACGCCAAATATGTGCTGTTGGATGAACCGCTAAACAATCTTGATATGAAACACAGTGTGGCAATGATGAAGCAGCTGCGCCGGGCGGCGGATGAGTTGCAAAAAACCATTGTGCTGGTGATTCATGATATCAATTTCGCTTCGGTTTACTCCGACCATATTATTGCGATGAAGCAAGGAGAGGTAATCTATCGCGGCACGCCGCAGCAGATTATGAATTCTCCAACCCTTGAAGCGATCTTTGATACCCCGGTGACCATCGAACAGGTCGGCGGCCAGTATATAGCGGTATATTATCGTTAG
- a CDS encoding methionine ABC transporter ATP-binding protein: protein MISVEQLGKIYAGNPRPALDNITLTIPDGAIYGILGRSGAGKSTLIRCLNLLERPTSGRIMLDGRDLMTLTAAELRLQRQRTGMIFQHFNLLHAKTVAENIAVPLEIAGVKKTERLARVAELLALVGLSDRRDAWPSQLSGGQKQRVGIARALAAKPDYLLCDEATSALDPETTGSILALLDDINRQLGLTIVLITHELEVVKSICHHAALLEHGRVVESGALGQLLLDPSSKLRSQLLHDREAERAFLRKHGVREGALCAVA, encoded by the coding sequence ATGATTAGCGTTGAGCAGCTGGGGAAAATCTATGCCGGTAACCCAAGACCGGCGCTGGATAATATCACGCTGACCATTCCCGATGGTGCCATTTATGGCATCCTCGGGCGCAGCGGAGCGGGTAAAAGCACGCTGATTCGCTGTCTCAACCTGCTGGAACGCCCGACCTCCGGGCGTATTATGCTGGATGGCCGCGACCTGATGACGCTGACGGCGGCAGAGTTGCGCCTTCAGCGTCAGCGCACCGGCATGATATTTCAGCATTTTAATTTACTGCATGCCAAAACGGTGGCAGAGAATATCGCCGTTCCGCTGGAAATCGCCGGAGTAAAAAAAACTGAGCGCCTGGCCCGGGTGGCAGAACTACTGGCGCTGGTCGGCCTCAGTGACCGGCGCGATGCCTGGCCATCGCAGCTGTCCGGCGGCCAGAAGCAGCGGGTTGGTATTGCACGCGCTCTGGCGGCGAAACCGGACTATCTGCTGTGCGATGAAGCAACCAGTGCGCTGGACCCGGAAACCACCGGCTCAATTCTGGCGTTGCTGGACGACATTAATCGCCAGCTTGGGTTGACCATTGTGTTGATCACCCATGAACTGGAAGTGGTGAAAAGTATTTGTCATCACGCCGCGCTGCTGGAACACGGCAGGGTAGTGGAAAGCGGCGCCCTTGGGCAGCTGCTGCTCGACCCGTCGTCGAAGCTGCGTAGCCAGTTGTTGCACGATCGCGAAGCGGAAAGGGCATTTTTACGTAAACATGGCGTCAGAGAGGGGGCATTATGCGCGGTCGCGTAG
- a CDS encoding isopenicillin N synthase family dioxygenase: MSLNASANLPVLDFALLNGSARQRQAFLSQLSQAARDIGFFYLINHGVDAALQQQVQQVAQQFFALDEAEKAQVAMANSPHFRGYNRPGSEITRSQPDLREQFDIGAEREALTLDASSPVWLRLQGPNQWPAALPELKSSLIRWQQEMTQMSLRLLRAFAAALELPDDAFDPLFGDKPNEHIKLIRYPGQPASASQQGVGAHKDSGFLSFLLQDHQPGLQVEVEPDRWIDAVPIAGAFVVNIGELLELASNGYLRATVHRVISPPAGQQRLSIAFFLGAQLDAVVPVFQLPEHIARLAQGPASDPLNPLLRDVGWNYLKGRLRSHTDVAQRYYADYLK, from the coding sequence ATGAGTTTAAACGCCTCAGCTAATTTGCCAGTGCTGGACTTTGCCTTATTAAACGGCAGCGCCCGACAACGTCAGGCTTTTCTCAGTCAGTTAAGCCAGGCGGCACGTGATATCGGTTTCTTTTATTTAATCAATCACGGCGTTGATGCCGCGCTTCAGCAGCAGGTGCAGCAGGTAGCACAACAATTTTTCGCGCTGGATGAAGCAGAGAAAGCGCAGGTGGCAATGGCTAATTCGCCGCATTTTCGTGGTTATAACCGACCCGGATCGGAAATCACCCGCAGCCAGCCTGACTTACGTGAACAGTTTGATATCGGTGCGGAACGTGAAGCTTTGACGCTGGATGCCAGCTCGCCGGTATGGCTTCGTTTACAGGGGCCGAACCAGTGGCCGGCCGCGCTGCCGGAATTAAAGTCTTCGCTAATACGCTGGCAGCAAGAGATGACGCAGATGTCGCTGCGCCTGTTGCGGGCGTTTGCCGCGGCGCTGGAACTGCCGGACGACGCCTTTGATCCGTTGTTCGGTGATAAACCTAACGAACATATCAAACTGATCCGTTATCCGGGGCAACCGGCGTCCGCCAGTCAGCAAGGCGTAGGCGCGCACAAAGATTCGGGTTTCCTCAGTTTTCTGTTGCAGGACCACCAGCCCGGCTTACAGGTGGAAGTTGAACCCGATCGCTGGATCGATGCGGTGCCGATTGCTGGAGCCTTTGTGGTGAATATCGGTGAGTTACTGGAACTGGCGAGCAATGGCTATTTGCGTGCCACCGTACATCGTGTGATATCGCCACCGGCCGGCCAGCAGCGGCTGTCGATCGCTTTTTTCCTTGGCGCACAACTCGACGCGGTGGTGCCGGTATTTCAACTGCCGGAGCATATTGCCCGGCTGGCACAAGGGCCGGCCAGCGATCCGCTGAATCCGCTGCTGCGTGATGTCGGCTGGAACTATCTGAAAGGACGTCTGCGTTCACATACCGATGTGGCGCAGCGTTATTACGCTGATTATCTGAAATAA
- a CDS encoding iron chelate uptake ABC transporter family permease subunit → MQVNSSSSNPRVVAKRHSLSLPARRLILLAAVALAAIVLFMTINLRGNIQYILVHRGLILATMLLVAFASGVATLLFQTVTNNRILTPSVMGLEALFILIQTTMIFFVDADGFGIFGVTGKFLCEALLLVVFSVLLYRWLLTGVGINLHQVLLVGLVCGTLFRSVSNLLQRLLSPGEFAILQSRIFATFTRAAPEIIAVAAVLTVLIALAIWRMRHVLDVIALGRNTAINLGVAYQKQVVVILLLVSLLVAVSTALVGPLTFLGLLVANLTYQLIGSHRHEYLLPGVVLTGIITLVGGQLILERVFSMAGTLSVVIEFTGGALFLYLLIKKAKL, encoded by the coding sequence ATGCAGGTTAATTCCTCATCCTCAAACCCGCGCGTGGTGGCAAAGCGGCACAGCTTAAGTTTACCGGCCCGACGCTTGATTCTGCTTGCTGCAGTGGCGCTGGCGGCAATCGTGCTGTTTATGACCATTAATCTGCGTGGCAATATTCAGTATATTCTGGTGCATCGCGGGCTGATTTTAGCCACCATGCTGCTGGTGGCGTTTGCCTCCGGTGTCGCCACCTTACTGTTCCAGACCGTCACCAATAACCGCATTCTCACCCCTTCGGTGATGGGGCTTGAAGCGCTGTTTATTCTGATCCAGACCACCATGATATTTTTTGTTGATGCGGACGGGTTCGGCATCTTCGGCGTGACGGGCAAATTTCTTTGCGAAGCGCTGCTGCTGGTGGTGTTTTCTGTCCTGCTCTATCGCTGGTTATTGACCGGTGTTGGCATCAATTTGCATCAGGTATTGTTGGTGGGGCTGGTGTGCGGCACGCTGTTTCGCAGTGTCTCTAATCTGTTGCAACGCCTGTTGTCGCCGGGCGAGTTCGCGATTCTGCAAAGCCGTATTTTTGCCACCTTTACCCGTGCTGCGCCAGAAATTATTGCCGTGGCAGCGGTGCTGACGGTGCTGATTGCGCTGGCAATCTGGCGGATGCGCCACGTGCTGGATGTGATAGCGCTTGGGCGCAATACCGCGATTAATCTTGGCGTGGCTTATCAGAAGCAGGTGGTGGTGATTCTGCTGCTGGTCTCGCTGCTGGTGGCTGTCTCCACCGCGCTGGTGGGGCCGCTGACCTTCCTCGGCTTGTTAGTGGCTAACCTGACTTATCAACTGATTGGCTCGCACCGTCATGAATATTTGCTGCCCGGCGTGGTGCTGACCGGCATTATTACGTTAGTGGGTGGACAGCTAATTCTTGAGCGGGTATTTAGTATGGCAGGCACGCTGTCGGTAGTGATTGAATTTACCGGCGGGGCGCTGTTCCTTTACCTTTTGATCAAAAAGGCTAAGTTGTGA
- a CDS encoding GntR family transcriptional regulator, which yields MSQTRYSTVAEDLTEAIASGTYPVGSLLPTEFELCELYNVSRHTVRAAILKLQEQGLVSRRKRVGTRVEASKPYTGYSQALGSLSDLAHLAETQTRSIQQIRHFVADTSEACRLEIQPGGHYFCVSSIRVDQQHGRTPICWTDVYADERYAEVIPAAQAKSQELIASLIEQQFARHIAAIEQRVQAVLLSETLAQQLNARAGTPALKITRFYRDESGENIVVSETIHPEDRFTLIMHVERDKHRS from the coding sequence ATGAGCCAGACACGTTATTCCACCGTTGCTGAAGATCTGACCGAAGCCATCGCCAGCGGCACCTATCCGGTTGGTAGCCTGCTGCCGACCGAGTTTGAGCTGTGTGAGCTATATAATGTCAGCCGACATACGGTACGCGCCGCTATTCTCAAGTTGCAGGAGCAGGGGCTGGTGTCGCGCAGGAAACGAGTAGGGACGCGGGTGGAAGCCAGCAAGCCGTATACCGGTTATTCACAGGCACTGGGATCGCTGTCTGATCTGGCGCATCTGGCTGAAACGCAAACCCGCAGCATTCAGCAGATTCGGCACTTTGTCGCCGATACCAGCGAAGCCTGTCGGCTGGAAATTCAGCCTGGCGGCCACTACTTTTGCGTGTCGAGCATCCGGGTCGATCAGCAGCATGGACGCACGCCGATTTGCTGGACCGATGTCTATGCCGATGAACGCTATGCTGAAGTGATACCGGCAGCGCAGGCGAAAAGCCAGGAGCTGATCGCTTCGCTAATCGAGCAGCAGTTCGCGCGGCATATTGCCGCAATTGAGCAGCGAGTACAGGCGGTGTTACTGTCAGAAACGCTGGCGCAGCAACTTAATGCACGTGCGGGCACACCGGCGTTAAAAATTACCCGTTTTTATCGTGACGAGAGTGGTGAAAATATTGTGGTGTCCGAAACGATACACCCGGAAGATCGCTTTACGCTGATTATGCATGTGGAGCGGGACAAGCATCGTAGCTGA
- a CDS encoding MetQ/NlpA family ABC transporter substrate-binding protein encodes MSLNMISTAMAAEALRVAADPVPHAEILQYVKKIDPSLDLKIIELTSGVNANELLAHGDVDANYFQHVPYLRDQEKALGQTFAVAATVHIEPLGIYSRKITSLQQVPDNATVAVPNNVTNLSRALYLLQANGLIKLKAGFNDPAKHQATPKDIAENPKQLKILEIESPQIPRSLDDVELAVINGNYALEAGLVPAKDALGLENADNNPYANILVTTPKLAADPRIKKLAEDLQSPKVAEFIRQNYQGSVIPVAGK; translated from the coding sequence ATGTCGTTAAATATGATCTCCACTGCAATGGCGGCAGAAGCGTTGCGGGTGGCGGCCGATCCGGTGCCACATGCGGAGATCCTGCAATATGTTAAGAAGATCGACCCGTCGCTGGATCTGAAAATTATTGAGTTAACCAGTGGCGTAAATGCCAACGAATTACTGGCGCATGGTGACGTTGATGCCAACTATTTCCAGCACGTACCTTATTTGCGCGATCAGGAGAAGGCATTAGGTCAGACATTCGCTGTGGCGGCCACGGTACATATTGAACCGTTGGGTATTTACTCACGTAAAATCACCTCGCTACAGCAAGTGCCGGATAACGCCACGGTGGCGGTGCCAAATAATGTCACTAACCTGAGTCGGGCACTTTATCTGTTGCAGGCAAACGGGTTAATCAAACTTAAAGCCGGTTTTAACGATCCGGCTAAACACCAGGCTACGCCGAAGGATATTGCGGAAAATCCGAAGCAGCTGAAAATTCTGGAAATTGAATCACCGCAGATCCCGCGCTCACTGGATGATGTTGAACTGGCAGTGATCAACGGTAACTATGCGCTGGAAGCCGGGCTGGTGCCGGCGAAAGACGCATTAGGCCTGGAGAATGCAGACAATAATCCGTATGCCAATATTCTGGTCACGACGCCTAAGCTGGCAGCCGATCCGCGGATTAAAAAGCTGGCTGAAGATCTGCAATCGCCAAAAGTGGCGGAATTTATTCGACAGAATTATCAGGGATCGGTGATTCCGGTAGCAGGTAAATAA
- a CDS encoding siderophore ABC transporter substrate-binding protein codes for MKLHFALASSLVAASLILTGCDNASAEAKESATVSIKHEQGTTQVPVNPKKVIVLNPSTLDIVDALNIPVAGVPQNSTHLPPFLAKYSGKEYLNAGTLFEPDYEALSNAKPDLIIAGGRARDAYNKLSAIAPTIALDIDSQHFVDSLTERTEQLGLIFDKQQEAKTLLDNFNQKITEVKAKSANAGSAMVVMISGGKMSAYTPGSRFGFVFDVLGFKPAANFTQTGRHGNVVSSEFILQTNPQWLFVLDRDNAIGRNEGQSAQQVLDNPLIAKTDAWKNKHIVYLDSASLYIAGGVQSYSQLMDKISSTLDQATQGQ; via the coding sequence ATGAAATTACATTTTGCGTTAGCTTCGTCGCTGGTTGCTGCGAGTTTGATTCTCACAGGTTGTGACAATGCATCCGCTGAAGCAAAGGAATCAGCCACCGTCAGTATTAAGCATGAGCAGGGAACCACTCAGGTGCCGGTCAATCCGAAAAAGGTGATTGTACTGAATCCTTCGACGCTGGATATCGTCGATGCGCTGAATATTCCGGTGGCTGGCGTACCGCAAAACAGTACTCATCTTCCCCCGTTCCTGGCGAAATACAGCGGCAAGGAGTATCTCAACGCCGGTACGCTGTTTGAGCCGGATTATGAAGCCCTGAGCAACGCGAAACCTGATTTGATTATTGCCGGTGGCCGCGCGCGCGATGCTTATAATAAGCTCAGCGCCATTGCACCGACCATTGCCCTTGATATCGACAGCCAGCATTTTGTCGACAGCCTGACAGAACGCACTGAACAACTGGGGTTAATTTTTGATAAGCAGCAGGAAGCGAAAACGTTACTCGATAACTTCAATCAGAAAATTACCGAGGTTAAAGCAAAATCCGCCAATGCCGGTAGCGCGATGGTGGTGATGATCAGCGGCGGCAAAATGTCTGCTTACACCCCAGGCTCACGTTTCGGTTTTGTGTTTGATGTGCTGGGCTTTAAACCCGCCGCGAATTTCACCCAGACCGGTCGCCACGGCAACGTGGTCTCTTCTGAGTTTATTCTGCAAACCAATCCACAGTGGCTGTTCGTGCTGGACCGCGATAATGCCATTGGCCGTAATGAAGGACAGTCCGCACAACAGGTGCTGGATAACCCGCTGATTGCGAAAACCGATGCCTGGAAGAATAAGCATATCGTTTATCTCGACTCCGCTTCACTGTATATCGCCGGTGGGGTGCAAAGTTACAGCCAGCTGATGGATAAAATCAGCAGCACGCTGGATCAGGCAACGCAGGGACAGTAA
- a CDS encoding ABC transporter permease — translation MKTFQYVTGLAVVLGLMIWSLCVGASHMTLSGFWSDPDMRDIFLISRVPRTVALLLAGSAMSVAGLIMQMLTQNRFVEPSIAGTTQSASLGLLLVMIFSPSASVLVKMVVATLFALGGTALFMLLLQRMRIKSPLMVPLTGIMLGAVFSAVTTFLAMEFDLLQSLGSWDSGDFSGVIQGRYELLWIVGVLTLLAMLIADRFTVAGMGRDFSINVGINYQQVMLTGMAIIAVICGVVVVVVGVLPFLGLIVPNIVSMAMGDNLRRTIPWVALCGGALVLLCDIIGRLISYPFEIPASVILGVIGALVFLILILRTKRHAG, via the coding sequence ATGAAAACCTTTCAGTATGTAACAGGCCTGGCGGTGGTGCTGGGCCTGATGATATGGAGTCTGTGCGTCGGCGCCAGCCATATGACGCTCAGCGGCTTCTGGTCAGATCCTGATATGCGTGACATCTTTTTAATCAGCCGCGTGCCGCGTACCGTGGCGCTGCTGCTGGCCGGCAGCGCGATGAGCGTAGCCGGTTTGATTATGCAGATGCTGACGCAGAACCGTTTCGTTGAACCCTCAATTGCCGGTACCACCCAGTCAGCCAGTCTTGGCCTGCTGCTGGTAATGATTTTCAGCCCGTCCGCCTCGGTGCTGGTAAAAATGGTGGTTGCCACGCTGTTTGCCCTCGGCGGCACCGCGCTGTTTATGCTGCTGTTGCAACGGATGCGGATTAAATCGCCGCTGATGGTGCCGTTGACCGGCATTATGCTCGGGGCGGTGTTCAGTGCGGTAACCACCTTCCTGGCGATGGAATTTGATCTGCTGCAATCGCTCGGCAGTTGGGATTCTGGCGATTTTTCCGGTGTTATACAGGGGCGCTATGAGCTGCTGTGGATTGTTGGCGTGCTGACGCTGCTGGCAATGTTGATCGCCGATCGTTTTACCGTGGCCGGAATGGGCCGCGATTTTTCCATTAACGTCGGGATTAATTATCAGCAGGTGATGCTGACCGGTATGGCAATCATCGCCGTTATCTGCGGCGTGGTGGTGGTAGTGGTCGGCGTGTTGCCATTCCTTGGGCTGATTGTGCCGAATATTGTCAGTATGGCGATGGGCGACAATCTGCGGCGGACTATTCCCTGGGTGGCGTTGTGCGGCGGTGCGCTGGTGTTGCTGTGCGATATCATCGGGCGCTTAATCAGTTATCCGTTTGAGATCCCGGCCAGCGTTATCCTCGGGGTAATTGGCGCGCTGGTTTTTCTGATCTTAATACTGAGGACAAAACGCCATGCAGGTTAA